From Oenanthe melanoleuca isolate GR-GAL-2019-014 chromosome 4, OMel1.0, whole genome shotgun sequence:
TCTTACCTTAGTGAAACTCTGGAACAGAACAAAATGCAGTTGCCTCCTGTTGTCTTACAGGTTTCAGAATTTATAGTAAAAAGCAGCTGTTCATGCTTAAGCTACTGTTCAAGatatcagcaggaaaaaaatcactaggAATGATGTTGAGATAACAAACTTGACTCATTTCACAACAGTGCagagaagttattttaaattgaaagcaaattatttaaatgcagGTCTTTAGGAAGAGGTAGATTGTACTACAGACTTTTGCTGTAGAAGTAAATAGTTTAGTACCATTTATAAATTCCCTTACCTGTTCAAATAAAATCCTAAGTTCTGACTGAACCAATACTATGCCTAACACTATACATCAAGTTTCACTGTCAGTTTTTCTAAttatttccttccctgtttGGAGTTTCTCTGTTCTTTGTGTAGATCTATTGTAACGTTTGGCTTGGAAAATACTATTTCAAAATCCAGTAATATAGTACAGCGAAGTACAGACTTAGACTGATTTATAAGACATTTGTTATATAAAACCCGTATTCAAGTTCATTAAACTTGCTTCTTAGAACTAAATTTAACGAAAGATTCACAGCAACTCATGCAGTTATTTTGCGTGACTTGGAAGAGGGAAAGCTTAGAAATCAAACTGTGAGCCACTCACTTACTAGTTGCTTAAAAATATCCTATGATGCACTAAAGAGAAGGTCACCTATTCTGAAAAGTTCAGCTctgatttaaaatgcagcttGCTGAAATTTGTTTTAGTAATAGGGAAAGTATTTTGAGGGGTGTGAGTTGATTTTCAATCTGATTGTAAATTTGCTATTATGTAACTTCCGTTGTCATATTCCTTTTATAACTGTCTACTTGAAAATGTAATGCCAAACCTTGTCGGTGAATaaaagggaaaggcagaggacCTGGATGAACTAATTCTGAAGTGTTATATACCATGATACATGACAATTCTATGAATTTCAGGATTCTTTGTGTGATAAAATAAGCTGTTGCTTTGGTTTGTTGGCCAGGTTTTGGAATTACTGTAGTAAAGACTCTTGAGAGAAATTCCTCCTGTTTCAGATGGCAGGAGGATCTGGATTATCCATGCCTCAACAACTATAATGTCTCCTGTTTTGTGttatcctttctttttcctatgGCTAAAATAAGCTTGCTCTTTCTTAGAACCTGAGAATTTTTTCTTGAAACCTTAAACACTGATTTGATGACCACATGCGCTTGAATGATATATTCAGTCTAACCCACTAGGGTATACTCTGATTAAGATTTGTACTATTTCTCATCAGttagaaatatatttctgttttctacaGTATGTTTAATCTTGTGTAATTATTCCTATGTTTATCATTATTTTATAGAAGCGTTAAAAGAAATAGATGATGTCTATGAAAAATACAAGTCAGAAAACGATCCTGTTCAGAAGAAACGCTTGCAGCAGCATCTTCAGCGTGCATTAATCAACAGTCAAGAACTTGGAGatgaaaaaattcaaatagTTACTCAGATGCTAGAACTGGTAGAGAATCGAGCCCGTCAAATGGAAACACACTCTCAGTGTTTCCAAGACATGTCTGAGAATGAAAAGCCTCTAGAAAAGGCCAAGATGGAGTCCTGCCAGCCAGAGAGATCCTCCCGTCGACCTCGGCGCCAGCGAACCAGTGAGAGCCGTGACCTGTGCCACATAGCAAATGGTATTGATGACTGTGATGATCAGCCACCTAAAGAGAAAAGATCAAAAtcttccaagaagaaaaaacGCTCCAAAGCCAAACAGGAGAGAGAGGTTTCACCTGTAGAGTTTGCAATTGATCCCAATGAACCAACGTACTGCTTATGCAACCAAGTGTCTTACGGCGAAATGATAGGATGTGACAATGAACAGTGCCCTATTGAGTGGTTCCACTTTTCCTGTGTTGGACTCACGTACAAACCAAAGGGGAAATGGTATTGCCCCAAGTGCAGAGGAGACAATGAGAAAACAATGGACAAATGTACTGACAAATCAAAAAAGGATAGGAGATCGAGGTAGTGAAaacaatttatgttttaaagaGTTGCTccttttatattaaaatgtttcatttccagAGAACATTGTTTTAGGAAATGCATAAGACTATGCAATAATTTTTAATCTATAATATTAATGGAGTATTAAAAGCTGTTATACCTTCTGTGATCTTTAACTTTCTGCACTGAATAACCAAATAATTGAAACAGGGTGGCTTCAGACCTTTCACAGAAGACATTACAAGCAGATGGCGCTTGGTTTCAATTTAACCCCATTAGTATTTTAAAGAACCTTGTGAAGCCTGAAATAATGGTGGTGGGAAAGATACTGAAGAACTTTTCATGTTATGGTAAAAGGATTGAAAGGCCTCACATCTCTGCTAGTATCTTAAcaactgaatttttctttatcccaggttttacattttcagtttttgtgTTAACATCATGCATATGGAGTTAGGGATTTTGAATTCAGCTGTAACTGTAAAAGTCTTCCGAGCTATAAGCAGACCTCTCCAGTGACTTTCATATGACCATTATGTTAttgcaaggaagaaaatacCACTAACTTAATCCTTTCCTTTTTGCCAACATTAAACTCTTGTCTTTGTGACTATACTTGGGAGTCAGTTTTTGGGTATGATATAATTATGGTTTCTACTCAATTTTTAGTAATAGGTTTTGTCAAGCATCCTGATATGGTCTTTATGGTCATTTAACATGGTCTCTCTGTAAGCCTTGAAGTGGTAGAAGGATCCCTTGAGAGGAGGGGATTTTAACATTTCAGGGAACAGAACTGGAAATGTGATGGAATCTTAATTATAATCAATCTGCCACATGAGAGCTGACATGAATGGTATTCCCTGGGGTGTAAACTTTGCCCTTCCTTAAGTAGTATTTGTGTATGCATGTGGACAAGCTTGTATTTAGGCATAGCACTAAAGTTCTTGGACTTGGGCAACTACCTAAAAAGCCTGAAGGCAAAAGCTTTCAATAAAAAGTTGatagatattaaaaaacaaaacataagcATGGATGGTGCAGAGCCAATAGCCAATCTCAGCAGGTTTCTGACAGACAATGTAAGAGCATTGTCCTGAAGTATGCTGGTAGTATTTAAACACTACTTGGGTGGTAGTTAAAAGTGAACTTCCTCACCCCCATGTCTTAAAGGAGGtgaagaaaagatgaaaacatATTGCTGCTCCTTTGCAATGGGAGATGCTGATGGAGAAGTGAGTGGGGTACCAAAGCTCAGTCCTAGGGttcctgctcagcagtgctctTGAGACTGGAATTGGGGTGGGCATGgcaaggcaggcagcagctctgcagggctggctgtgggtgGGCTGCAAGTGCTCCGAAGTCCGTGTAGGTCTCTGTTCCTTGCTGCTAAGGTTTCCCTTGGGAGTACAGAGGGAAAAGTGACACCAGCTCTGGCCAAGCCGATTAGAAAGCAGTTGTGCTGAGTTGAGAGCAGCCCAGAAGGCAGGCAGATGAGCAAAAGCAAGCTGGGATGGATGAATGCCATCAGAAGTCCTTCCTGCATCTCCACGAGAGGGCCATGCCAGCTGGGGCCTAAGGGTGAATGCACCGTGCCCTGCACGAAGCCTCGGTGCTGTCAGGCTAGATGGCACAAATCAATGCACAGCATGCTCAGTATTCTAAGGTAAGTAACATACCAAGCCTTTTTCCTCAGGTATGATCTGATACCTTAGTAGGATTGAGCATTTGCAAGTAGTTAACATGTACCAGGGGAGTATAAAGGCAGAGGTTTGAATTTTTGCTCTGAAATTGCAGGTTTATGCAGTGGACTAGTGCTCCAGTAGGGAGATCTGTATCACAGTAAGtaaacagctcctgcaggaaactCCTCTAAGAGCTCTGACCATCAGTAGGTTAACATAGAGGGTCAATCTTACCCCTACCTTGCTTTCCAGGCCTACTGGCTGATCTCAGGTTGCAAAAATAGTCTTGAAGGGCTGGATCATGGCTATTGTTCATGGAGAATGATCAGACCAGCTGTTGGAGATAAGTGGCagtaagtttgtttttttctgaacgTTTGACTCCTTTTTGTATTTGATATGGCTTAAGGATTCTTGAGAAGATTGATTGGAAGCTTTGGGCTGAGGATTATACGAACATCTAATGTTTACCTAAAATGGATGTGTTCCCTTagcatgaaaaaataaacattgctTAAGTAAGCACTGAAGTTGCAGAACAAAGCACAAGTGAAATTGTACCTATTAATGTTACTGATTTATCTTGAAAATTATTGCATGAATTTGTACTGGATAAATCAAGGATACTTATTTCCAATGCAGAGAGGAAATCTGGGAGCCTTATATAATTGTTCATCTGAAATAATTGCTGAAGTAGGAAGTGTATGTTGGGG
This genomic window contains:
- the ING2 gene encoding inhibitor of growth protein 2 yields the protein MCCWRGGMMLAGPQLVAGPAAPGGERARLLSLYVQDYLECVESLPLDIQRNASLLREMDTQCQEALKEIDDVYEKYKSENDPVQKKRLQQHLQRALINSQELGDEKIQIVTQMLELVENRARQMETHSQCFQDMSENEKPLEKAKMESCQPERSSRRPRRQRTSESRDLCHIANGIDDCDDQPPKEKRSKSSKKKKRSKAKQEREVSPVEFAIDPNEPTYCLCNQVSYGEMIGCDNEQCPIEWFHFSCVGLTYKPKGKWYCPKCRGDNEKTMDKCTDKSKKDRRSR